A part of Pectobacterium cacticida genomic DNA contains:
- the narI gene encoding respiratory nitrate reductase subunit gamma — protein MNFSNIFFFDIYPYLAMAIFLIGSWVRYDYGQYSWRAGSSQMLDKKGMRLASNLFHLGILGVLAGHFLGMLTPHWMYEAFLPMDVKQKMAMFGGGAAGLLTFVGGVLLLKRRLTNPRVRATSSVGDILILSLLVIQAGLGLLTIPFSAQHMDGSEMLKLVGWAQSVAFFQGGASAHLAGVALIYKLHIVLGLTLFVLFPFCRLVHIWSAPVEYLTRRYQLVRNRR, from the coding sequence ATAAACTTCAGCAATATATTCTTTTTTGACATCTATCCTTACCTGGCGATGGCGATTTTCCTGATTGGTAGCTGGGTGCGCTATGACTATGGTCAATACAGTTGGCGTGCCGGGTCGAGCCAAATGCTGGATAAGAAAGGGATGCGTCTGGCGTCTAACCTGTTCCATCTGGGGATCCTGGGTGTCCTTGCCGGGCATTTCCTCGGCATGCTGACGCCGCACTGGATGTACGAAGCCTTCCTGCCAATGGACGTCAAACAGAAAATGGCGATGTTCGGCGGCGGAGCGGCAGGCTTGCTGACGTTTGTCGGTGGCGTGCTGTTATTAAAACGTCGGCTGACTAATCCGCGCGTTCGTGCCACGTCCAGCGTCGGCGATATTCTTATCCTGTCGTTGCTGGTGATCCAGGCGGGCTTAGGGCTTCTGACCATCCCTTTTTCGGCACAGCATATGGATGGCAGTGAAATGCTGAAACTGGTCGGTTGGGCGCAAAGCGTGGCGTTCTTCCAAGGGGGGGCATCAGCACATCTGGCGGGGGTGGCGTTGATCTACAAGTTGCACATCGTATTGGGGTTAACGCTGTTTGTCCTGTTCCCGTTCTGCCGTCTGGTACACATCTGGAGTGCGCCGGTGGAATACCTGACACGTCGCTACCAACTTGTACGTAATCGCCGTTAG
- the umuD gene encoding translesion error-prone DNA polymerase V autoproteolytic subunit: MKRYLPEPCPDKQALNLYAAAVPAGFPSPANDYVEQRIDLNSVCVRHPSATYFVRVAGHSMVEGGIHDGDLAVVDSALQARHGDIVIAALDGEFTIKRLQVTPTLALVPMNAAYTPIPIKDRESLAIFGVVTYVIHATR, from the coding sequence ATGAAACGATATCTTCCTGAGCCCTGCCCAGATAAGCAGGCGCTAAATCTTTATGCCGCTGCGGTGCCTGCGGGATTCCCCAGCCCGGCGAATGATTATGTTGAACAGCGTATCGATTTGAATAGCGTGTGTGTTCGGCATCCTTCGGCAACCTATTTTGTACGAGTTGCTGGTCACTCGATGGTGGAAGGGGGAATTCACGATGGCGATCTGGCCGTGGTCGATAGTGCATTGCAGGCGCGTCATGGCGATATTGTGATTGCCGCGCTGGATGGCGAGTTCACCATCAAACGGCTACAGGTAACCCCTACGTTGGCGCTAGTGCCGATGAACGCTGCCTATACACCGATTCCAATTAAAGACCGCGAGAGTCTCGCTATTTTTGGCGTCGTCACTTACGTTATTCATGCGACTCGATAA
- the umuC gene encoding translesion error-prone DNA polymerase V subunit UmuC: protein MYALVDVNTFYASCEKVFRPDLAHKPVIVLSNNDGCVIARSHEAKALGVKMGVPFFQIDELIRRHNIVVFSSNYALYADMSARVMSILEEMAPAVEIYSIDEAFLHLSGVAWRTSLEDVGQQIKTRIKREAHLPVGVGIAPTKTLAKLANHAAKTWRKTHGVVDLSNPERQEKLLAMTPVGEVWGIGRRLARQMETMGIDTALALARTDLAYIRKHFSVVVERTVRELRGQPCLDIEALPPAKQQILCSRSFSSRITDYTHLHQAVCRYAERAAEKLRHEEQFCRQISVFIRTSPHVPHGEYYSNQATCVTSTPTNDTRDIIARAIEALARLWKPGYRYCKAGVVLSDFYPQGVAQLDLFDAAKPMTNSASLMATIDRINHSGKGKIWFAGQGINPSWSMKRERLSPAYTTRMDDLRVVKS from the coding sequence ATGTACGCCCTCGTTGATGTGAATACCTTTTATGCCAGTTGCGAAAAGGTTTTTCGCCCGGATTTGGCGCATAAGCCGGTCATTGTGCTTAGTAACAATGATGGATGTGTGATTGCCCGTTCTCATGAAGCGAAAGCGCTGGGCGTAAAAATGGGGGTGCCATTCTTTCAGATCGACGAACTGATTCGTCGGCATAATATTGTGGTTTTTTCCTCTAATTATGCGCTTTACGCGGATATGTCGGCGCGCGTGATGAGTATTTTGGAAGAGATGGCGCCTGCGGTAGAGATCTACAGCATTGATGAGGCTTTTTTGCATTTATCCGGCGTCGCGTGGCGTACCTCGCTTGAGGACGTTGGGCAGCAGATTAAAACGCGCATAAAGCGTGAAGCACATTTACCCGTGGGTGTGGGTATTGCGCCGACCAAGACGTTAGCCAAATTAGCCAATCATGCGGCAAAAACCTGGCGTAAAACACACGGCGTGGTGGATTTATCCAACCCTGAACGCCAGGAAAAGCTGCTGGCAATGACGCCCGTTGGCGAAGTCTGGGGCATTGGCCGCCGACTGGCGCGCCAGATGGAAACGATGGGCATCGATACGGCATTGGCGCTGGCTCGCACCGATCTTGCCTATATTAGAAAGCACTTCAGCGTGGTGGTTGAACGGACGGTACGCGAATTGCGCGGGCAGCCTTGTCTGGACATTGAGGCCTTACCGCCAGCCAAGCAGCAGATACTCTGTTCCCGCTCATTTAGTTCGCGCATTACGGACTATACGCACCTGCATCAGGCGGTTTGTCGTTATGCCGAACGCGCAGCGGAGAAATTACGCCATGAGGAACAGTTTTGCCGCCAGATTTCCGTTTTTATCCGTACCAGTCCTCATGTTCCCCACGGAGAATACTATAGTAATCAGGCGACATGTGTGACATCCACGCCGACCAACGATACCCGTGACATTATTGCACGGGCGATTGAGGCGCTGGCGCGGCTCTGGAAGCCAGGCTATCGCTACTGTAAGGCCGGTGTGGTGCTATCCGATTTTTATCCCCAGGGTGTGGCGCAATTAGATCTGTTTGATGCGGCGAAACCTATGACGAACAGTGCCAGTTTGATGGCAACAATTGATCGCATCAATCATTCGGGCAAAGGGAAGATCTGGTTTGCCGGTCAAGGTATTAATCCGAGTTGGTCAATGAAACGAGAACGGCTTTCGCCTGCGTACACCACGCGGATGGACGATTTAAGGGTTGTTAAATCATGA